From Seriola aureovittata isolate HTS-2021-v1 ecotype China chromosome 20, ASM2101889v1, whole genome shotgun sequence, a single genomic window includes:
- the LOC130161172 gene encoding V-set domain-containing T-cell activation inhibitor 1-like yields the protein MMRIVIVILLQTFLWTVITGDSEVSCVSMESCILPCSFQDDTVVVIHWIQVSAGHSPVHSFYHNKDQLVHQDQRFRNRTSLFKDQISGGNASLQLTGLQVQDQGRYKCYTSTTKGNNDSYINLKVDAPVGKVDLQQVGNRITCSSERIYPQPELTWSTSPPSTVTFKNQAEVQETEQLLYNIRSSLTVSDSDSDLSYSCSISTRRNKRRATLFQTTSVSQSSSATTIHCTSSNTSLTGFSLTWRFNHSQIILTQTRADVSSSVSEGWSQQVKGVSESGSLMLQNLSPHHEGTYTCELSDAEETLITNTFLRIQSPDQALLIHRVIIGVLAAAVLVLAAVVLVQHYKNKRGEQRNWNKVKQ from the exons ATGATGAGGATCGTGATTGTTATTCTGCTTCAGACTTTCTTATGGACTGTGATCACAGGAG ACTCTGAGGTGTcctgtgtttccatggagagCTGCATCTTACCGTGCAGCTTCCAGGACGACACTGTTGTGGTCATCCACTGGATTCAGGTGTCAGCAGGACACAGTCCTGTCCACTCCTTCTACCACAACAAAGACCAGCTCGTTCACCAGGACCAGCGCTTCAGAAACAGGACGTCACTGTTCAAGGACCAGATCTCAGGAGGAAACGCCTCCCTCCAGCTGACAGGGCTGCAGGTTCAGGACCAGGGGAGATACAAGTGCTACACCAGCACCACCAAAGGAAACAATGATTCCTACATCAACCTGAAAGTGGACG CTCCAGTTGGCAAAGTCGACCTCCAGCAGGTGGGAAACAGgatcacctgcagctcagagaggaTCTACCCTCAACCTGAGCTCACCTGGTCCACCAGCCCTCCATCCACTGTGACCTTCAAGAACCAAGCTGAAGTCCAGGAGACTGAGCAGCTGCTCTACAACATCAGAAGTTCTCTGACAGTTTCAGACAGCGACTCTGATctgagctacagctgcagcatcagcactcgcagaaacaagaggagagccACTTTGTTTCAAACAA CttctgtcagtcagtccagCTCTGCAACAACGATCCACTGCACTTCCTCAAACACCTCCCTCACAGGCTTCAGTCTCACCTGGAGATTCAACCACAGTCAGATCATCCTGACCCAGACCAGAGCTGacgtctcctcctcagtctcagaggggtggagccagcaggtgaaGGGTGTGTCAGAGTCAGGCAGCCTCATGCTACAGAACTTATCTCCACATCATGAGGGAACATACACCTGTGAACTGAGTGATGCTGAGGAGACACTGATAACCAACACCTTTCTGAGGATACAGAGTCCAG ATCAGGCTTTACTCATTCATAGAGTCATTATAGGCGTGttggctgcagctgttttgGTCTTAGCAGCAGTTGTTCTTGTCCAGcactataaaaacaaaagag GTGAACAGAGAAACTGGAACAAAGTCAAACAATGA